A region from the Candidatus Tumulicola sp. genome encodes:
- a CDS encoding DUF167 domain-containing protein, translating to MRLSVLVKPGSKSPGVSVDRGRVIVRVRAPAREGKANEACRKALAAALKIAPSRITLMRGATSKEKVFDIEDLTAEELSLRI from the coding sequence GTGCGACTGTCCGTCCTCGTCAAGCCGGGATCGAAGTCGCCCGGCGTAAGCGTGGACAGAGGCCGTGTGATCGTTCGAGTGCGCGCCCCTGCCCGCGAAGGCAAAGCGAACGAGGCATGTCGCAAGGCTCTGGCTGCAGCGCTAAAGATCGCTCCATCGCGGATCACCCTCATGCGCGGAGCGACCTCAAAAGAAAAGGTCTTCGACATCGAAGACCTTACCGCTGAAGAACTAAGCCTGAGGATCTAG
- a CDS encoding aerobic carbon-monoxide dehydrogenase large subunit: MANTPPPSVMGQPVPRKEDSRFIQGRGRYLDDIVLPKMLYMALVRSPYGHAKVKSINTAPALKVPGVKAVITGDDLAKAGLDWMPTLAGDKQMVLARGKVLFQYQEVAAVVADSREAAADGVAAVEVDYEPLKAIVDPYQSMAKDAAILREDREKKTNLIWHWEVGDKAGTESAIDKSQVKIKELIRFPRCHPSPLEPCGCIADMNVGTGRLTFYVTSQAPHAHRTVISLVSKVPESNIRVISPDVGGGFGNKVPVYPGYVCAIVASLTLGVPIKWVETRTENLASTHFARDYYMEAQIGATKEGKLTALKVSTLADHGAFDGAADPTKFPAGLFSICTGSYDFPIAFTEVDGYYTNKPPGGIAYRCSFRVTEASYVIERAMDILADELKMDPVELRRKNLIPKEKFPYKSALGWTYDSGDYQATLDKALKTIGYDQLLKEQAEARKRGELFGIGVSTFTEIVGAGPNNQFDILGLKMFDSAEIRVHPTGSAIVRTGTRHQGQGHETTWAQIVAEELGLDVNNVLVEEGDTDTAPYGLGTYASRSTPVAGAAIAMASRKIREKAKLIAAHLLEANPADLEWVDRQFRVKGTENAVTMAQIAFAAYTNLPDDIEPGLEGTNYYNPPNLTFPNGAYICALTIDKGTGEPHVKRFVAIDDCGTVINPMIVDGQIHGGLTEGFAIAFMQELAYDEEGNCRQTNFTEYLVPTALETPHWETGRTVTPSPHHPIGAKGVGESPNVGSPAAFVNAVVDALSPHGVRHIDMPMTRDKVWRAMRDHGITA, translated from the coding sequence ATGGCCAACACACCACCGCCCAGCGTCATGGGCCAGCCGGTCCCGCGCAAAGAAGATTCGCGCTTCATCCAAGGCCGCGGCCGCTACCTCGACGACATCGTGCTGCCCAAGATGCTCTACATGGCGCTCGTGCGCAGTCCGTACGGCCACGCGAAGGTCAAGAGCATCAACACGGCGCCCGCGCTCAAGGTCCCCGGCGTCAAGGCCGTGATCACGGGCGACGACCTCGCGAAGGCAGGTCTGGATTGGATGCCCACGCTGGCCGGCGACAAGCAGATGGTGCTCGCGCGCGGCAAGGTGCTCTTCCAATACCAAGAGGTCGCGGCGGTCGTCGCCGATTCGCGCGAAGCCGCCGCAGACGGCGTCGCCGCGGTCGAGGTCGACTACGAGCCGCTCAAGGCCATCGTCGACCCGTACCAGTCGATGGCCAAGGACGCGGCGATTTTGCGCGAGGACCGTGAGAAGAAGACCAACCTAATCTGGCATTGGGAAGTCGGCGACAAGGCGGGCACGGAAAGCGCGATTGATAAATCGCAAGTCAAGATCAAAGAGCTGATCCGCTTCCCGCGCTGCCACCCCTCGCCGCTGGAACCCTGCGGCTGCATCGCGGACATGAACGTCGGCACCGGCCGGCTTACCTTCTACGTCACCTCGCAGGCGCCGCACGCGCACCGCACCGTGATCTCGCTGGTCTCCAAAGTGCCGGAGAGCAACATCCGCGTCATCTCACCCGATGTCGGCGGCGGCTTCGGCAACAAGGTGCCGGTCTATCCGGGCTACGTGTGCGCGATCGTCGCCTCGCTGACGCTGGGCGTGCCGATCAAATGGGTCGAAACCCGCACCGAAAACCTCGCCAGCACCCATTTCGCGCGCGACTACTATATGGAAGCGCAGATCGGCGCCACCAAAGAGGGCAAACTCACCGCCCTCAAGGTGAGCACGCTTGCGGACCACGGCGCCTTCGACGGCGCTGCAGATCCGACGAAATTTCCGGCCGGACTCTTCAGCATCTGCACCGGCTCGTACGATTTCCCCATCGCCTTCACCGAAGTGGACGGCTACTACACCAACAAGCCGCCGGGAGGCATCGCATACCGCTGTTCGTTCCGCGTGACCGAAGCCTCGTACGTGATCGAGCGCGCGATGGACATCCTGGCCGACGAACTCAAGATGGATCCGGTCGAACTGCGCCGCAAGAACCTCATCCCGAAGGAGAAATTCCCCTACAAGTCCGCGCTCGGCTGGACCTACGACAGCGGTGACTATCAAGCCACGCTCGACAAAGCGCTCAAGACGATCGGCTACGACCAATTGCTCAAGGAGCAAGCTGAGGCGCGCAAGCGCGGCGAGCTCTTCGGCATCGGCGTCTCCACGTTCACGGAGATCGTGGGCGCGGGTCCGAACAACCAGTTCGACATCCTCGGCCTGAAGATGTTCGACAGCGCCGAGATCCGCGTGCACCCGACCGGCAGCGCTATCGTGCGCACCGGCACGCGACATCAAGGCCAAGGCCACGAGACGACCTGGGCGCAGATCGTCGCCGAAGAACTCGGCCTCGACGTGAACAATGTGCTGGTCGAAGAAGGCGATACGGACACCGCGCCCTACGGCCTCGGCACGTACGCGAGCCGCAGCACGCCGGTGGCCGGGGCCGCGATCGCGATGGCATCGCGCAAGATCCGCGAGAAGGCGAAGTTGATCGCGGCGCACCTGCTCGAGGCCAATCCCGCCGACCTTGAATGGGTGGACCGGCAGTTCCGCGTGAAGGGCACCGAAAACGCCGTCACCATGGCGCAGATCGCGTTCGCAGCGTATACTAACCTGCCCGACGATATCGAACCCGGCCTTGAAGGCACAAACTACTACAACCCGCCGAACTTGACGTTCCCCAACGGCGCGTACATCTGCGCCCTCACGATTGACAAAGGCACGGGCGAGCCGCACGTGAAGCGTTTCGTCGCCATCGACGACTGCGGCACGGTCATCAACCCGATGATCGTCGACGGCCAGATCCACGGCGGTCTGACCGAGGGCTTCGCTATCGCGTTCATGCAAGAACTCGCGTACGATGAAGAAGGCAACTGCCGCCAGACCAACTTCACCGAGTATCTCGTGCCGACGGCGCTGGAGACGCCGCACTGGGAGACGGGCCGAACGGTCACGCCGTCGCCGCACCATCCGATCGGCGCGAAGGGCGTGGGCGAGTCGCCCAACGTCGGCTCGCCGGCGGCATTCGTCAACGCGGTGGTGGACGCGCTCTCGCCGCACGGCGTGCGCCACATCGACATGCCGATGACGCGCGACAAAGTGTGGCGCGCGATGCGCGACCACGGCATCACCGCATGA
- a CDS encoding class I SAM-dependent methyltransferase translates to MTASYGEFSDFRPTSDFVRAFLPEAPSRLLEIGCGSGELALALQQNGYDITAIDPAAPEGPPFSKTTLEAFTGSAPFARVVAMRALHHIPDLDGAITKIAALMGPGGAFILEDFGWERMDDPTLAWFFERMRALGRGPRDGPVPASLEECRQSWTREHADLHTSKAMFAALGARFSTRMFAWTHYLNHLLKDPEGKDGEIEALISERISPIAFRFVGFPKM, encoded by the coding sequence GTGACCGCAAGCTACGGTGAATTCTCGGACTTCAGGCCGACGTCGGACTTCGTACGCGCGTTTCTGCCTGAGGCGCCGAGCCGGCTGCTCGAGATCGGATGCGGATCCGGCGAACTCGCGCTGGCGCTACAACAAAACGGCTACGATATCACCGCCATCGACCCCGCCGCGCCCGAGGGCCCGCCGTTCAGCAAGACCACGCTCGAAGCGTTCACCGGCTCCGCGCCATTCGCGCGCGTCGTCGCGATGCGCGCGCTGCATCACATTCCAGATCTTGACGGTGCGATCACGAAGATCGCCGCGCTGATGGGCCCCGGGGGCGCCTTCATTCTCGAGGACTTCGGGTGGGAACGCATGGACGATCCAACGCTGGCGTGGTTTTTCGAACGCATGCGCGCGCTTGGGCGCGGGCCGCGCGATGGACCGGTGCCTGCTTCCCTCGAGGAATGCCGGCAGTCATGGACGCGGGAGCATGCAGATCTGCATACGTCCAAAGCGATGTTCGCAGCCCTCGGCGCGCGCTTCAGCACGCGCATGTTCGCGTGGACGCACTACCTGAATCATCTGCTCAAGGACCCCGAAGGCAAAGACGGTGAAATCGAGGCCCTGATCTCCGAGCGGATCAGTCCGATCGCATTCCGCTTCGTCGGCTTTCCCAAAATGTAG
- a CDS encoding alkaline phosphatase family protein, with the protein MRPRQLAALLTAFSLLGCSGGGGGAIPPPPTPTPPPGQQKIQHVIIIFQENRTPDNLFHALPGADIANSGTNSKGATVSLVPVSISAPYDIDHSHHAFTTEYNSGSMNGWDLVGMNCPSKTCNPLTAFGYVPQAEVQEYFTMAETYTFADRMFQTNQGPSLPAHQYIISGTSTNAVGSNLLAAENPNYANGNSRNCDGDPLSRVAMIDPSGSEATKLLPCFEHATLMDELDAKGVSWRYYDSFNGGLWSAPDAISHIRNGADWNNVIIPQTTILNDIAAGQLRQVSWVIPNGKQSDHALSTDGTGPAWVASIVNAVGNSAYWNNTAIFITWDDWGGWFDHVTPQIFNSYELGFRVPLIVVSPYAKPGYVSHVQHEYGSILKFTEETFGAASIGYTDARADDLSDCFNYNQTPIVFKTIASNRRATYFLSQPMANVPPDTDF; encoded by the coding sequence ATGAGGCCGCGCCAGCTCGCCGCGTTGTTGACCGCCTTTTCGCTGCTGGGATGCAGCGGCGGCGGTGGCGGCGCCATTCCCCCGCCTCCGACCCCGACTCCGCCTCCCGGGCAGCAAAAGATCCAACACGTCATCATCATCTTTCAAGAGAATCGCACGCCGGACAACCTCTTCCATGCATTGCCGGGGGCCGACATCGCCAATAGCGGCACGAACTCCAAGGGAGCGACGGTCTCGCTCGTGCCGGTCAGCATCAGCGCGCCGTACGACATCGACCACTCGCACCACGCCTTCACCACCGAATACAACAGCGGTTCGATGAACGGCTGGGATCTGGTCGGCATGAACTGCCCGAGCAAGACCTGCAATCCGCTCACGGCATTCGGCTACGTGCCGCAAGCAGAAGTTCAAGAATACTTCACGATGGCGGAGACGTACACGTTCGCCGATCGCATGTTCCAGACCAATCAAGGTCCGAGTCTGCCCGCGCATCAGTACATCATCTCCGGCACGTCGACCAATGCGGTCGGCAGCAACCTGCTCGCCGCCGAGAATCCCAACTACGCCAACGGCAACTCGCGCAATTGCGACGGCGACCCCTTATCGCGCGTGGCGATGATCGACCCGAGCGGCAGCGAAGCGACAAAGCTGCTGCCCTGCTTCGAGCACGCGACGTTGATGGACGAGCTGGACGCCAAGGGCGTCTCATGGCGCTACTACGACTCGTTCAACGGCGGGTTGTGGTCAGCACCGGACGCGATCTCGCACATCCGCAACGGCGCGGATTGGAACAACGTCATCATCCCGCAGACGACGATCCTCAACGATATCGCCGCCGGCCAGTTGCGTCAGGTGTCCTGGGTGATCCCGAACGGCAAGCAGTCGGATCACGCGCTCTCGACCGACGGCACGGGGCCGGCATGGGTGGCGTCGATCGTCAACGCGGTGGGCAACAGCGCGTATTGGAACAACACCGCGATCTTCATCACCTGGGATGACTGGGGCGGCTGGTTCGACCACGTCACGCCGCAGATCTTCAACTCTTACGAGTTGGGCTTCCGGGTGCCGCTCATCGTGGTCTCGCCGTACGCGAAGCCGGGATATGTGTCGCACGTGCAGCACGAGTACGGCAGCATCTTGAAGTTCACCGAGGAGACCTTCGGCGCGGCCTCGATCGGCTACACCGATGCGCGCGCGGACGATCTGTCGGATTGCTTCAACTACAATCAGACGCCGATCGTGTTCAAGACGATCGCGTCCAACCGGCGCGCTACGTACTTCCTATCGCAGCCGATGGCGAACGTGCCGCCGGACACCGACTTCTGA
- a CDS encoding helix-turn-helix transcriptional regulator: MKKEHVRQTLRRNVVEARAALGLSQEQLAKKAGLSRPVVSAMEQARANPTLAVLEKLASALGCGASALIAPKVPAISLAPTALKQRSKLRKGTRFSRAGRKPSYSSWLSNPPPGSKTAEAADFGIDLTLIAGNLRRSPRERLDNLSKTSAWLEELKSAYRLQHGGRK, translated from the coding sequence ATGAAGAAAGAACACGTACGCCAGACGCTGCGCCGCAACGTGGTCGAAGCGCGGGCGGCGCTGGGCCTTTCCCAGGAGCAGCTCGCGAAGAAGGCGGGTCTCTCTCGGCCGGTCGTGTCCGCGATGGAGCAAGCGCGGGCAAACCCCACACTCGCGGTGTTGGAAAAACTGGCTTCGGCGCTGGGATGCGGCGCCTCCGCATTGATCGCGCCCAAGGTGCCGGCGATATCGCTCGCGCCTACCGCGTTGAAGCAGCGCAGCAAACTACGCAAGGGGACTCGCTTCAGCCGCGCAGGCCGCAAACCGTCATACTCGAGTTGGCTCAGCAATCCGCCGCCGGGCAGCAAGACCGCAGAAGCCGCAGACTTTGGAATCGATCTGACCCTTATCGCCGGAAACCTACGCCGCTCACCGAGAGAACGACTTGACAATCTGTCGAAGACCTCGGCATGGTTGGAGGAGCTAAAATCAGCCTACCGTCTACAACACGGCGGGCGCAAGTGA
- a CDS encoding OsmC family protein, translating to MNNTTTERNMDATTLREIQQPIKDKYREQPGAALIQLRAEGRLDDPEALSCSVETGRALVKAGLHPATGGDGTLACSGDMLLQALVACAGVTLRAVATSTGAPVTGGTVIAEGDLDFRGTLGVDRDAPVGFQAIRLRFELEGDLTSEQLATLQKLTERYCVVYQTLAAGVTPQTTFVAKSNVATEL from the coding sequence TTGAATAACACGACAACGGAGCGAAACATGGACGCGACCACATTACGCGAGATCCAGCAGCCGATCAAGGATAAGTATCGCGAGCAGCCCGGCGCCGCGCTGATCCAGTTGCGCGCGGAAGGCCGGCTCGACGATCCCGAAGCCTTGAGCTGCTCGGTCGAGACCGGCCGGGCATTGGTGAAAGCGGGCCTGCACCCGGCGACGGGCGGCGACGGCACGCTTGCGTGTTCGGGCGACATGCTCTTGCAAGCGCTCGTGGCGTGCGCGGGCGTGACGTTGCGTGCGGTCGCGACATCGACCGGGGCTCCCGTCACCGGCGGCACGGTCATCGCCGAAGGCGACTTAGACTTTCGGGGCACGCTTGGCGTCGATCGCGATGCACCGGTCGGCTTCCAGGCGATACGGCTCCGCTTCGAACTAGAAGGCGACCTCACTTCAGAACAGTTGGCGACGCTGCAAAAACTGACCGAGCGCTACTGCGTCGTCTACCAAACCCTGGCCGCGGGCGTCACCCCGCAGACCACCTTCGTCGCGAAAAGTAATGTAGCCACGGAGCTTTAG
- a CDS encoding (2Fe-2S)-binding protein, whose product MSHKVRINVNGAEESGEVESRTVLAYFLRDRGYTGVHIGCDSTSCGACTVLVDGVPVKSCTMLAVQADASKVETVEGLVQGGKLHALQQAFHDQHGLQCGYCTPGMIMSSIALLKRIPNPSEAEIRQGLSGNLCRCTGYQNIVKAVQQAATAMKA is encoded by the coding sequence ATGAGTCACAAGGTTCGCATCAACGTCAACGGCGCCGAAGAGAGCGGCGAGGTCGAGTCGCGCACCGTGCTGGCCTACTTCCTGCGCGATCGCGGCTACACCGGCGTGCACATCGGCTGCGACTCGACCAGTTGCGGCGCGTGCACCGTGCTCGTCGACGGCGTGCCCGTGAAATCGTGCACGATGCTGGCCGTCCAAGCCGACGCCAGCAAGGTCGAGACGGTCGAAGGGCTCGTGCAAGGCGGCAAGCTGCACGCGCTGCAGCAAGCGTTTCACGATCAGCACGGGCTGCAGTGCGGCTACTGCACGCCCGGCATGATCATGTCGTCGATCGCGCTGCTCAAACGCATTCCCAATCCGAGCGAAGCCGAGATCCGCCAAGGGCTATCGGGCAACCTCTGCCGCTGCACCGGCTATCAGAACATCGTCAAGGCCGTGCAGCAAGCCGCCACCGCCATGAAAGCGTAA
- a CDS encoding serine hydrolase domain-containing protein, translated as MMNLRHLAILSATALAFVLGSMTTAAAKLSASDLVGVWSGEQAFGPAFAGNEVVISVSGRSWSARVGALRGSASGQDYTLTFDFGNGNKLRLRYADNDLAGQWIQPISVSTGARFATPVVFSGPPGGPWRGRIVPFVDVQHVDLIVQRASDGTLSAFVRNPEENFGARIGSRAVSVAGDRVTLSRKDAPDITGTFDAAARSIAFHFDPFPGTFVLRKVRPADAAATYSVPLETGDGWKTASPAEVGMDEQKIRDVLKSVGAAATSTRSPYIQSILIARHGKLVLDQYFNGFDRGRPHDVRSAGKSVATLLIGAAMRDHPSLSPNTPAYTLFPQYVPFAHPDPRKNQITVGNLMSMSSGLACDDNDDASPGLEDAMQSQTAQPDWYKFTLDLPLVSEPGTKATYCSAGINLLGGVVTKATGSWLPEYFYDRFAKPMQFGPYAMWLTPPPLDTAYMAGGDHFLPRDFLKFGQLFLNRGFWNGSSVLDDKWLQASIEPRSGLNNPGDYGYGWHLFTYVVNGQTYKAFNAGGNGGQLLIVLPRLDMAVMITAANYGQYPVWLSFVNDLVPKQILPAVRP; from the coding sequence ATGATGAATTTACGTCACCTCGCGATTCTCAGCGCGACCGCCCTTGCGTTCGTTTTGGGAAGCATGACCACCGCCGCCGCCAAGCTCTCCGCATCCGATCTGGTCGGCGTGTGGTCTGGAGAGCAAGCCTTCGGGCCCGCGTTCGCTGGAAACGAAGTGGTCATCTCGGTCTCTGGTCGCTCGTGGTCTGCCCGCGTCGGCGCCTTGCGGGGTTCGGCGAGCGGACAGGACTACACGCTGACATTCGACTTCGGGAACGGCAACAAACTTCGCCTTCGCTATGCTGACAATGATTTGGCTGGGCAGTGGATCCAGCCGATCAGCGTCAGCACGGGAGCGCGCTTCGCGACGCCCGTCGTCTTTTCAGGCCCACCGGGCGGGCCGTGGCGCGGACGGATCGTTCCGTTCGTCGACGTCCAGCACGTGGATCTCATCGTGCAGCGTGCATCCGACGGCACACTCAGCGCGTTCGTTCGCAATCCCGAGGAAAATTTCGGCGCGCGCATCGGCAGCAGAGCCGTGAGCGTCGCCGGCGACCGGGTCACGCTCTCGCGCAAAGACGCGCCCGACATCACGGGCACGTTCGACGCGGCGGCGCGCAGCATCGCGTTTCACTTCGATCCATTTCCCGGCACGTTCGTCCTGCGAAAAGTACGGCCGGCCGACGCCGCTGCGACGTACTCCGTTCCGCTCGAGACCGGCGACGGTTGGAAGACAGCATCGCCGGCCGAGGTCGGCATGGACGAGCAGAAGATCCGCGACGTGCTGAAAAGCGTCGGCGCGGCGGCGACTTCGACGCGCTCGCCGTACATCCAAAGCATCCTGATCGCGCGCCACGGCAAACTGGTCTTAGACCAGTATTTCAATGGCTTCGATCGCGGCCGGCCGCACGACGTCCGCTCCGCCGGCAAGAGCGTCGCGACCTTGCTCATCGGCGCAGCGATGCGCGACCATCCTTCGCTCTCCCCGAACACCCCTGCGTACACGCTGTTCCCGCAGTACGTGCCGTTCGCGCACCCTGACCCGCGCAAGAATCAGATCACGGTCGGGAACCTGATGTCGATGTCTTCCGGCTTGGCGTGCGACGACAATGACGACGCCTCGCCCGGCCTTGAAGACGCGATGCAATCTCAGACGGCGCAGCCGGACTGGTACAAATTCACGCTCGACCTTCCTTTGGTATCCGAGCCTGGCACGAAGGCGACATACTGCTCGGCCGGGATCAACCTGCTCGGCGGCGTCGTGACAAAGGCGACCGGCAGCTGGCTGCCCGAGTATTTCTACGACCGCTTCGCAAAGCCGATGCAATTCGGCCCGTACGCCATGTGGCTCACGCCCCCGCCGCTCGACACGGCCTACATGGCCGGCGGCGATCACTTCCTCCCGCGCGATTTCCTGAAATTCGGTCAGCTCTTTTTGAATCGCGGTTTCTGGAACGGTTCTTCGGTCCTGGATGACAAGTGGCTGCAGGCGTCGATCGAACCTCGATCTGGATTGAACAATCCCGGCGACTACGGATACGGCTGGCACCTCTTCACCTATGTGGTGAACGGGCAGACGTACAAGGCGTTCAATGCGGGAGGCAACGGCGGCCAGCTGCTCATCGTGCTGCCGCGGCTCGACATGGCGGTGATGATCACGGCCGCGAACTACGGCCAATATCCGGTGTGGCTAAGCTTCGTCAACGACCTGGTGCCGAAGCAGATCCTCCCCGCCGTCCGACCGTAA
- a CDS encoding DUF1697 domain-containing protein — MPSYVAFLRGINVGGNKLIKMDALKKAFEALGFRNGRTVLVSGNVVFETTKASPQTIAAEIEAKAKKTFGHEVGVVVRTLQQLQKLKEGRPLQRHPHHAGHQAIRHVPNS, encoded by the coding sequence GTGCCATCCTACGTCGCGTTCTTGCGCGGCATCAACGTCGGCGGCAACAAGCTGATCAAGATGGACGCGTTGAAGAAGGCGTTTGAAGCGCTTGGGTTTCGCAATGGCAGAACCGTGCTGGTAAGCGGCAACGTGGTCTTCGAAACGACGAAGGCGAGCCCGCAGACGATCGCCGCCGAGATCGAAGCAAAGGCGAAGAAGACGTTTGGTCACGAGGTCGGCGTCGTTGTGCGCACGTTGCAACAGCTCCAGAAGCTGAAAGAAGGCCGACCCCTTCAAAGGCATCCGCATCACGCCGGACACCAAGCTATACGTCACGTTCCTAACTCGTAA
- the msrA gene encoding peptide-methionine (S)-S-oxide reductase MsrA: MMEKATFAEGCFWGVESSLRQVPGVLDAVVGYTGGTTESPSYRDVCTGRTGHAEAVEVTFDPAKVTYEKLLDHFWTSHDPTTLNRQGPDHGTQYRSAIFFHSPEQEVAAKASKERLEASGRLHRPIVTQIAPASTFWRAEEYHQRYFEKQGIDACPI; encoded by the coding sequence ATGATGGAAAAAGCGACGTTTGCTGAGGGCTGTTTTTGGGGCGTTGAGTCCTCGCTCCGGCAGGTACCTGGCGTTCTTGACGCCGTGGTCGGCTACACCGGTGGGACGACTGAGAGCCCCAGCTACCGGGATGTCTGCACTGGCCGCACCGGACATGCCGAGGCTGTCGAAGTGACCTTCGATCCTGCCAAGGTGACGTACGAGAAGCTGCTCGATCACTTTTGGACCAGCCATGATCCGACGACGCTGAATCGTCAGGGTCCGGATCACGGCACGCAATATCGTTCGGCGATCTTCTTCCACTCGCCCGAGCAAGAGGTGGCGGCGAAAGCTTCCAAGGAGCGGCTGGAGGCGTCGGGCCGTTTGCACCGGCCGATCGTCACGCAGATCGCGCCGGCGTCCACGTTCTGGCGCGCCGAAGAATATCACCAGCGCTATTTCGAAAAACAGGGCATCGACGCGTGCCCGATCTAG
- a CDS encoding carbon monoxide dehydrogenase subunit G: MKLHYEGHEQITAPYQTVFDFMNSPEKVAACLPDVISTEIADPHHFTSVVRVGVGPVKGKFTFQVALEPKPEQKVVDVTIHGGGMGSVVDLTAHATMNADGAGTTLDWTGEATVSGPVATIGGRILDAQAKRIITHVFTRVRETLSSGQA; this comes from the coding sequence ATGAAACTCCACTACGAAGGCCACGAACAGATCACGGCGCCCTACCAAACGGTCTTCGACTTCATGAACTCACCGGAGAAAGTGGCGGCATGCCTGCCGGACGTGATCTCCACCGAGATCGCCGACCCACATCACTTCACCTCGGTCGTTCGTGTGGGCGTCGGTCCGGTGAAGGGCAAGTTCACGTTCCAAGTCGCACTCGAGCCGAAGCCCGAGCAGAAGGTCGTCGACGTCACCATCCACGGCGGCGGCATGGGCAGCGTCGTGGACCTCACCGCGCACGCCACCATGAATGCCGATGGCGCCGGCACCACCCTCGACTGGACCGGCGAAGCGACGGTGAGCGGACCCGTCGCCACGATCGGCGGCCGCATCCTCGACGCGCAAGCCAAACGCATCATCACGCACGTGTTCACGCGCGTGCGCGAAACGCTCTCCAGTGGCCAGGCCTGA
- a CDS encoding XdhC family protein: protein MARPEFLQRLAALAREGVPFAVASVVARKAPSSSHLGDAAIVFEDGRIEGYIGGGCSTEVLRVQGLAALRNGEPRLVRISPDTIADLPGYPEPEDTGPDHYVRVSMTCASQGALDLYVEPYVRNPMLVVIGAMPIADALAELGAPLGFDVLSVRQASEPVSTAARSIKTIPVERLAETLQAQAPAFRKAQLFGVCASMGEYDDIGLDALLRAQATYIALVASRQRSVAVQEALRERGWTNEHLAAIRNPAGLDINAKTPHEVALSILAEIVALRRSSKPVADAEPEEAIDPICGMTVAIAGAKETALVGDQIYYFCSARCKRTFLEKSLA from the coding sequence GTGGCCAGGCCTGAGTTCCTCCAACGCCTCGCGGCGCTAGCCCGCGAGGGCGTGCCCTTCGCCGTCGCGTCGGTGGTGGCTCGCAAGGCGCCGTCCTCCTCGCATCTTGGCGACGCGGCCATCGTGTTCGAAGACGGCCGCATCGAAGGCTACATCGGCGGCGGCTGTTCCACCGAGGTGCTGCGCGTCCAAGGGCTGGCCGCGCTGCGCAACGGCGAACCGCGACTCGTGCGCATCTCTCCGGATACCATTGCCGATCTGCCGGGCTACCCCGAACCAGAAGACACAGGGCCAGATCACTACGTGCGCGTCAGCATGACGTGCGCGAGCCAAGGAGCGCTTGATCTTTACGTGGAGCCGTATGTGAGAAATCCGATGTTGGTCGTGATCGGCGCCATGCCGATCGCCGACGCCCTCGCCGAACTCGGCGCCCCGCTGGGCTTCGACGTACTGTCGGTCCGCCAGGCCTCCGAGCCGGTCTCAACCGCCGCGCGTTCCATCAAGACCATTCCGGTGGAGAGACTGGCCGAGACTTTGCAAGCGCAAGCGCCGGCATTTCGCAAAGCGCAACTCTTCGGCGTGTGCGCATCGATGGGTGAATACGACGACATCGGACTCGACGCGTTGCTGCGCGCGCAAGCGACATACATCGCCCTCGTCGCCAGCCGGCAGCGCAGCGTCGCCGTGCAGGAGGCGCTGCGCGAGCGCGGTTGGACGAACGAGCATCTCGCAGCGATACGAAATCCTGCAGGCCTCGACATCAATGCGAAGACGCCGCACGAAGTTGCCCTGTCGATCCTCGCCGAGATCGTGGCGCTGCGGCGCTCGAGCAAACCGGTGGCCGATGCCGAGCCAGAGGAAGCGATCGACCCGATCTGCGGCATGACGGTCGCGATCGCGGGAGCGAAAGAGACGGCGCTGGTCGGCGACCAGATTTACTATTTCTGCTCGGCCCGCTGCAAGCGAACGTTCTTGGAGAAGTCCCTCGCATGA